The genomic window ATCAGCATCGGTTGTGCCTCGATGGGGGATAAGGAGCGGGACGATCCTCACCGGCTGATTGATCTGGCCGACAAGGCGCTCTATGAGGCGAAAGCGAAGGGTCGCAATCGCGTGCACAGCACCGCAGAGGAATCAGCTGATACGGCGCTGGAAAGGGGGTAAGGAATCGAGAATCGCCCGTCCATAGCGACGGGTGATCACCCTGCGATCCATAAGCGTCACGCGCCCGACATCGGTCTCCGTGCGCAGGAGGCGACCACTTGCCTGTACCAGCTTGAGTGCCGCATCGGGCACGCTGATTTCCATAAAGGCATTGCGTCCCTGAGCCTCCAGCCACTCAGCGAGGGCGGCGTCGACGGGATTGTCCGGCACCGCAAAGGGCAGCTTGGCGATAACCACATGCTGGCAGTAGCCGCCGGGCAGATCCACGCCCTCGGCAAAGCTTGCGAGGCCGAATATCACCGCGCCCCTGCCATCATCGATGGTCTCGCGATGACGCCGGAGGATTTCCTGCTTGCTGTAATCATCCTGACGCAGGATACGACTTCGCCACTCTACCGGGAGGCCGTCGTACACATCGTTCATCTGCCGGCGGGATGAGAACAGCACCAGGCTGCCCTCCCCGGCATCCAGTAAATCCGGTAGCAGCTCGATGAGCTCCCGGGTATGCGCCGGCGCATCACCGGGCTCGCTTTTCATGGCGGGCACATGAAGCGTCGCCTTGCCGTAGTCAAAGGGACTGGCAACAATTTTGTAGCGGCCATCCTCGGGCACCCCCGAGCGGGCCCTGAAACGATCAAAACTTCCCAGAGCGGTCATGGTAGCGGAGGTCAGTATCACCCCGGCCGCCCGATCCCAAAGCTGTTCCCGGAGAATATCCGCCGCCAGAATATGGCTGCAGTGAAGATCTATAGCCAGCTCTTCGTCATCGGCGCGACGCTTGAGCCAGCGCGCCCGTGGCGGTGACTCCTCCGCGGCATCCGCGGCAAAATCCTGAAACAGGGAAAGAACTCCCTCGGCACGCACAAGCATGCCGCCCACGGCCATTTGCCAGGCCTCCAACTCATCACGTACCGAGGCAAAGGATTCGTCTTCCAGGGCGTCGTCGATACCCGCCTCAAGCGTGATGAGGCGACCGGTGAGCCTTGCCCACTGGCTGGCAAGGGACGCCGTTGCCTGCTGGAGGTCCGGGGGCACAACGCCCCCCTCAAAGCGCAGCTGCTCTTCAAAATCACCGGCGCTGGCCATGATGGCAGCGGCCTTTTCCGCGATCTGCTGCAGCCGCAACTGCAGGTCATCGAAAAGTGCCGGCAGAGGTTCCAGCACCGTGCTGAGGCCCGGGAGCGTTGCCAGCAGCGGCGCACCCTTGGCCAGAGCCTTGCGACTGTCGCCGAGCCACGACAGGGTGGACGGCAAACGGCAGAAGGACGCGAAATGATTCAGCGCCTTGTCCGGAAGGTGATGACCCTCGTCAAAAATGTAAATCGTGTCTTCCGGCGGGGTGAGTATGGCACCGCCCCCCAGGGCCAGGTCTGACAGCACCAGATCGTGATTGGTCACTACCACGTCGGCTTCCTGAAGACCGTCCCGCGCCCGGTAAAAACTGCAGTTGCGAATATTGGGGCAGCGTCTGCCGGTGCACTGTCCCTGGTCGGCGGTCACGGGAAACCAATCCGCATCGTTGATGGGCGCCGACCAGTTGTCGCGGTCGCCATCCCAGTCTCCACGAGCCAGGGCATCGAGCATGAGGCCGTAGCTTTCGAGAGCGTCCCGGGCAAGGGCAGGGGACACCTCATCGGGATACAGACCCATGGTCTGCCCTCCCCCCGACTCCCGCGCCATGAGGCGATCGAGCTGACTGAGACAGAGATAACGCCGCCGTCCCTTGGCCAACTGAAAACTGAAATCGAGCCCGCTCCCTTTCTTGATGTCCGGGAGGTCCTTGTGAACCAGCTGCTCCTGGAGGGCAACGGTGGCCGTGGCGATGACCAGACGCTTGTTCAGCGCCCGGGCCATCACGAGAGCGGGAATCACATAGGCGATGGTTTTTCCCGTGCCCGTGCCGGCTTCGATGACAGCGATGGGAGAGCCTTCGGTATCGGCGGCACCCATAGACGGGGATAGCCGCGCCAGGGTATTGGCGACCTCGGCGATCATCTGTCGCTGCCCCCAGCGAGGCGTCAGTCCCCGGGCATCGGTAATCGCGGTATAGGCTTCGCGGATGGCATCCTTATCCGCCGGCGAGAGCGCGCTCACGAGGGCTTGTTCAGCTCCAGCATGCTGCGCAGGGCGTTGGCATAGCTCGCCAAAGCAAAGGGTCGCTCGTCCTCGCTCATGGCCTCAATGCGTCCGTCAAAGGCCTCTCGGGTGCAGCTCCCCTCAGCTATTTCAAGCCCGGGATCGCCAGCATCCTCCAGCGCCTCAAAGGCCCAGAGATTTACGGGACGCAGGCGGTAGCCGCGGATAATCTGGGCATCAATGGCAGCTGCCACCTCCCCGGGGGATTCAAAGTTGCCTCCCAGGGGCGTGCCAAAGTGAACATGTACCCGCCCTTTGTTACCGGCGATGCCCCGTCCGATAGACGCCACATCCTCCTGCTCGGACTTTTCATAAGCCCCGGCGCTCTGGCGCTGGCTCAGCTCCCTGGCCTTCATGGCGTCACAGGGATCCAGCTCGTAGCTTATAGCCACGGGCACAATACGCAGGGAGGCAATGTGATCACCAAAGCTCTCTTCCTGCTTGTTGCGGCTAAGGGACAGCATTTTGATCACGGCTGCCTCCGTACGATCACGACCATCCTTAGCCCGCCCCTCACGCTGAGCTATCCAGATGGGAGCGTTATCTTCCTGCACGGAGCTGCGGATGTACCGGGCCAGGAGTTTGGAGTTGGCCAGCAGCTCCCGGGGGCCGCTTACGGAGCGCTGCACAATAAAGCTCTTATTCAGCCGCATGAGGTCGGCGACCCACTGCTCCCGGAGGAGATTGTCGCCGATGGCAATGCGCAAGGTCTGATGTCCTGCGCCATGGAGAGCGTAGTTCGTCAGCGCCGGATCCATGGCAATGTCGCGGTGATTACTGATAAACAGATGGGCGCGCTCGGAGTCCAGATGCTCTAATCCGGATACCGTGAGTCCCGCGGTGGTATCTTCAATCATGCGCTCAACGTAAGTCTTAATGCGCATCTGCAGATCATAAACGGTATCGACACCGGCAAGCTGGCGCCGTAGGTAGAGCCGCGCAAAGGGCCTCAACAGCGGCGCGAAGTGCACAGCCCCCTGACCAAAGCGCAGCCGCAGCATGGCATTGAGGAAATCTTTAGATCCCAGTAAACGGCCAATCGTTGGCCGCACTTCCCCATCGTTGTAGGGTCTGATGGCCGCAAATGGATCTGACACGCTGTGCTCCCAAAAAAAGGCGCCTCACCTTAACCAAAAAGGCTCTGGCCGTCATCAGGCGAAAGCGCGCAAACGCTGACGAACGCGAGTGCTTCTGCTACTCTTGCGCGCGATTTTGAACTGGGGGTGAAAACCATGGAAGCTACAAGCGCAACACTTATGACCTTTGGCCTTGCCACCTTGCTGGTGAGCTGGATTCTGATGCTCATCACCGCATGGAAAGACGACTATGCCTGGGGCATCTTCGCCGTCCTTCTGCCCCCTCTGGCCTATGCCTACGGACTCTTCCGGCTCGAAAAGGCAGGGCAAAGCCTCCTCGTCGCCTTTGTGGGTCTGCTCATGATCTGGGCGGCGTTTTAAGTAAGCTCCCGCAGGGCGTCAGGCGGCGACAACAAAACGTCGACGCAATTCCCGACGCTCCGGGTCCTGAAGCCCCAGACCTTCTCGCAGATAGCCGTCGCTGTCGCCATAGGTCTGGGTCATAGCCTCCAGAGCGCTGAGCAGATAGTCACGCCGGGCCTCCATCATGGGGCGTAAGTCCTCATCATTCAGATGCTCCACCGGGTACTTTTTACGCACTCGGGGCGTTTGCTCCTCGGGCAGGTAGTAAAGCCGGGACAGGAGGTAATCCCCCTCAATGTCCTCCGACGACACCCCCAGGGCCATCTGCAGGACCGCCACGGCAAACCCCGTGCGATCTTTGCCGGCCGAGCAGTGAAACAGCACCCGCTTTGCGTCCTCGGCGAGGAGTCGGGCGAACACCTCTTTATAGGCGTCGGTCTGGGAGAGCACAAACTGGCGATTGATATCACACATAAAATCAAACATCGCCTGGGCGCCGCCAAGCTGCGTGGAATCCGCGTAGATAGCGCTACCCTGGCTTGCGGGCGTAATGTCCGCGCCGACCATCGCCACCCCCTCGGGGAGCCAGGAAGGCTCTAATGCGCGCTCGTCGACGCGACGAAGATCCACGACCATGTCCAGATCCAGGTCCGCGAGGCGCTTACGATCACTGTCCGTGAGATAGGCAAGATGCCCCGAGCGAAACACCCGCCCCCAGGCCATTGCCCCATCGCCGCAGGCATAACCGCCGGCGTCGCGGAAGTTTGGCGAGCCCTCGAGGCCGAGATGACGACGGGGGTCGCTCCCGGAGGCTCCGGGCAGTGAGTCCTGGCCCTGCATATGTCTTGCTCCTATTGTTTGTTGGTGTTTTTGCGCATTGACCGCGATTTTATGTCGGCGCACCCGGCTATTGACAGAACTCCCGCCAGTCGGCAGAATCCGCCCTCCAAAAATTTCCATTCATCTGTTTGATTATTTAGAGGAGTCCTCAGTGGCTAACTCCCCCCAAGCCCGCAAGCGCGCCCGTCAGTCCGAAAAGCGTCGCGCTCACAATGCCAGCCTTCGATCGCTGGTTCGCACCAACATCAAGAACGTGCTGGCCGCTGTAAAGACCGGCGATGCTGAGCAGGCTCGCGAAGCTTACTCCAAGGCCGTACCGGTTATCGATCGCATGGCCGACAAAGGCATCATCCACAAGAATAAGGCAGCCCGTCACAAGAGCCGCCTGAACGCACAGGTGAAGGCACTCGCTGCCTGAGACCCCGATCGGCTCTCGTGCTGACCGTCACAGGCCCGCCGATTCGCTAACACAGGGCAGAGCCACAAAAAAAGCCGACCTCATGGTCGGCTTTTTTTTGCCTGAATCATTGATAGCCGGGGTGTTGATGTCAGGTTTTTACCGGGCATTGTGACCCGCCCCTGCACCACACCGGATGATCAGTCAGAAAGGTCAACGGAGAACTTCTGACCGCCGACCGAGGCCTCGTACATCAAACCGCCCTTGGCGCGGGTAAAAATCGCAACGCCGTTGGAGTAGTTCGCATCCGCCGAGGCGCCCACGGTCACCGCAACGGCAGAAGCCTGGGCTCCCAACTCGTAGTTGCCGGCCTTAAAATGTTCAAGAGCCGCGGCATTCTCAAAAAACAGAAATTCACTGTAGGCCTGCCCACCCCACTGAAAGCCAATGGTCAGCTGTGTCAGGGTGACAATGCCCGAAGGCTCTCCCCCCTCGAAAAGCAAACCTTTGCCGCGGGCACCGCCGATACCGAAACCGGCTTTACCCACCGTGGGAATGACAACGTAAGCAGCCGCGGAATCAAAAAAAGCCTGCATGCTGGGATCATCGGAAAGGAGCTGGCTTTTCGCCTCTTCCGCTCCTTTACTGAGCTTGCCCACTTCCCGGGGATCCCACGCCAGGGTAGACGCACTGATAACAAGGGCGACACACGCCGCAAACACTTTTTTGCCGAGGCTCATCTTGGTAGTCCTGTTTATTGTGATCTTTGCTGCGCCGCATCGCGCACCCGCGGACAATATACCCTGCCGCTAAAAAATAAAAAGCCGGCTTTCGCCGGCTTCCCAAATCGCTGACGGTGCTTAGCAGCAACCGCCGGCCTGAGGAGTATCCCCGGCCTCTGCCACCTGCTGTGCTGGCTCCTCGGCGTTTGCCTGCTCTTCAAATTTTTCGTGAAAAGCCGCGAGCATGCTCTGCTCGTGGGACTGGGCTTCTTCCGTGTCCAGGGGACGCTCGAGGGCGCTCCAGTTAATGTCGCCATCAGTCGCGAGATTTTCAAATTCCAGAATACCCAGCTCTTCGAACTTGGGGCGAATCTTATCTGTCAGCAGACCAATACGACTGAGGTTGGGAATCACACGCTGAAACAGCAAATTGCGGAAAGTCGACATCACAAAGCCATCGAGCACTTTTTTACGCGCTTCCTCCACATCCCAGCCGAAGTGGCGGAACACATCCGTTGCCACCAGGCGCTCGCGGCTGACCACACAGGCCTCGTAGGCAAATTGCGCCCGCTCCTCAATCTCTTCCTGGGTGAGTGTCTTGATGTGCTCTTCCAGATAATTCACCCCGAAGGTCACGTGACGGGCCTCATCACGGGTGACGAGATACACCACATCCTTAAGCACGGGATCCGGCGTTGTTTCCCGCGTCGTGTTGAAGGCCGACAGGGCCAGCCCCTCAATCACGATCTGCATGCCGATAAACTTGAGATCCCAACGCGGGTCCACAAGAATCTTGTCGATGATGCTCTTGAGGTGCGTATTGATGGGATACATGACCCCGATGCGCTTCTGGAGGTATTTATTGAACACCTCGACGTGCCGCGCTTCATCGAAGGTCTGGGAACCCGCGTACAGCTTGGCGCTGAGTGTCGGGGCACAGGAACACAACTGGGAAGCCACCAACAGCGCCCCCTGCTCGCCGTGCAAAAACTGCGACAGGCTCCAGGCGTTCATGTGCAGCCAGAACTCGTCCTTGGTTTTTTCGTCCATGGCCAGGTAGGGCTCATAGTCATGCAGGTTCATAAGCTCGGGAGAGCGCACCTCATCGGGCCAGGGACGATTCCAGTCGATGTCCATCTCCGGGTCCCAGTTGAGCTGCTTTCCGAGGTCGTAAAGCTTTTTGATGCGATCATCCTGCACGGTGTAATCCCAGTTATAGGACCCCGTGAGCGGCGTCTGAAAAATCTCCGCGATGTGATCAACCTGCTCGTCCGTCAGCAAATCTTCAAGATCGGGGTTCTCCCTGGGGTAATCCGCGTTGGCGAATTGCTGGATTTTGCGCGGTGCCTGCTCTTCCCATTTTATGTTCATGTGCTTGGCTCTCTGGATTGGCGTGGATCTGGACCTTTAATATCTGCCAGAAACCCAGGCCCAACAAGGTAGCTTCTTGTCAAAATAGGGTCATTTGTGGCCAAATCACCCCATGAGCAGCAGCACCCCCGCACCCTACGTTCTGATTCTTATCGATCTCGCCGTCGAAGCCGGCGTCGCGCGCCACGACTTACTCCAGGGCAGCTCCCTGGCGGGCGCGGATCTGAGTGCCATCGGCGCGCGGGTCAGCGACGACGACTTCCGCACACTGGTAGAAAACACCCTGCGCCTTACGGGTGACCCCGCTCTCGGCCTGCGCCTGGGACGAAGACTCAACCTCAGTGCACATGCGGTGCTGGGACAGGCATTTATGACCTGTCGCAATCTCGAAGAGGTGATTCAGCTTTTCGAGCATTACTACCCGGTGCTGGCGCCGGAACTGACCTTGGAGTTTTCCCGCACGGAGGATCGTCTGCTGATATGCTCCCCCAACAGCGAGGCTTATCTGCCCATAAGCTTTGGTCTGGAGTGCATCACCGCCGCCATCCGCAACACCCTCACGGGACTTTTAGGGGATACGCAGTTCCCCCTGCGCTTTGAGTTTCCTTATCCTGCCCCGGCTCACGCAGCGGTTTATACCGAGGTCCTGGGCGACGATGTCTACTTTGATTGCGAAGCAGCGGTCTGGAGTTTTCCCCTGGAGCTCCTCGACACTCCTCTGCCGAGCTCCAACCCTGCCCTTCGCCAGCTTTACGAGGCAGAATGTGCACGGCTGCTGGCGGATCTAAGCGACAGCGCCGCCATCGGTGAGCAGACCCGAAGCCTGCTTCGCAAACTCGAAGGGCAGTACCCGAAGATGCCGCAGGTAGCCACCATGCTGAATATGAGCCCCCGCACCTACCGCCGCCGACTCACGGAAGAGGGCGTCAGCTTTCAGGCGCTCCTCGACGAAGTCCGCGCAGAACACGCCACCCGTCACCTTCGGGAGCGACGCCTGCCCATTGCCAGTATTGCCTATCAGCTGGGCTTTAATGACCCTTCTAACTTCCGCCGCGCCTACCGGCGCTGGACGGGAGTCACGCCCGGTGCCGTGCGCAATAAGGGCGACGAGGCCCAGCCTTGAACAATCGTCCCCTAAGCATTTATCTGGGACGTGAGGCGGCAAGACGCATCGCCCGCCACGGCTGGTCCGGCAGAGAAATCACCCTGCTCCTCGGCGCCTCCGGCGGCCCCAAATGGCTTATCCTCGGGGCCCTCGACCGCCTCCTCTTCGGGGATTTTCTTATGGAGAAGAGAGAGGCGCCGCTCCAGGCCGTGGGCTCCTCCATCGGTTCCTGGCGCCATGCCTGTCTCGCGCAGCCCGACCCCGTGGATGCCCTGGACCGCTTTGAGGATATCTACGTCAACTGGGACTACAGCGAAAAACCGGACCCCAGGGAGATCAGCGATGCGAGTCTGTCCATGCTGGAACACATGTTTGGCAACGGCGGCGCCGATGCCCTCATCGATCATCGTTTGCTGCACAGCTATATCGTCACTGCCCGGGGTCGGGGACTGAACTCGGCCCGAAACACCCTGGCTCTGGGGTTGGGCATGGGCAGCGCGGCCATCGGCAATGCCATTCATCGGCGGCTGCTGGCACTGCACTTCCAGCGAGTGCTGTTCACCAGCCTCGATGCGCCGCCCTTGAACCTCAACGACTTTGGCGTGAGCCCCGCCCCCCTGCGACCCGACACCGTGGCGCAAGCGCTTCACGCCAGCGGCTCCATTCCCTTTCTCCTGGCCGGTGAGCGCGACATCCCCAACGCGCCACCGGGACACTATTGGGATGGCGGCATCATCGACTACCACTTTGATCTTGCGGGGTTCGAGGCACAGCAGCTGATTCTCTACCCCCACTTTCGCAAGGACCTGACCACGGGCTGGTTTGACAAGTTCCTACCCTGGCGGCGGCAACGCAAGCCCAATGCAGAGAACGTCATCCTCCTCTGCCCCAGCGATGACTTCATCGCCTCTCTCCCGGGCGGTAAAATTCCGGATCGCAGCGACTTTACTCGTATGCCGCCGGAAGAACGTATACGCTATTGGCGCACTTGCATTGAACGCAGTCGGGAACTGGCGGAGGACTTTCAGCGCCAGCTCGACAGCCCCGATCCTCTGGCCGACACCCAGCTCCTCAGCTAGCACAGAAACAGTAAAACGCCATGTCCGCGCTCCTCACCCTGACTTCATTATTGCTGTCGGTGGCCTTCCTGCTGGTAGGTCATGGCATGCAACTCACTCTACTCCCCCTGCGGGCAGCGGTGCTCGGACACAGCGATCTACAGATAGCCCTGGGCGGATCGGCCTACTTTCTCGGGTTTATTGCCGGGTGCCTGCTGGTGCCACGACTGATTGCTCGCGCCGGACACATCCGAAGCTTTGCGGTGCTCGCCAGCGCCATGACCAGTGTGCTCCTCGTCCTCGGCCTCAACGACTCCTGGGTCGTCTGGTCAGCGCTGCGCTTTGGCATCGGCTTTTTTATCTGCGGACTTTACAGCGTAATCGAGAGTTGGCTCAACGATCAGGCCACGGAAGACAATCGCGGCCAGGTGCTGTCCGTGTACACCTTCCTGGTGCTGATTTCCATGGCCCTGGGACAGCAGCTGGTCAATGCCTCCCCCGTCGCCAGTTCCACGCCGTTCATGGTGCTGGCAGCGATCGTCGCCCTGTCCACGATTCCCGTGAGCATGACGCGGAAACTGGCGCCGGCGCCCATTGAGTCCACGCGTACCCGTATCCGCCTGCTTCTGTCCCGATCCCCCCTGGCGGTTACGGGCGCCTTACTCTCCGGCGCGGTGACCGGCGCTTTCTGGACCCTGGGCGCGGTCTTCGCACGGCGAAGTCTGGAAAACCTGGCGGATGTCACCCTGTTTATGTCCGCAGCGATTATCGGCGGGGCACTGTTCCAGTACCCCTTTGGCTGGCTGTCGGACCGGGTGGGCCGCCAGAACACGATGCTGCTTTTGGTGCTGCTCGCTGCAGGAACCAGCGCAAGCGTCGCGCTGGCGCCCTCGACGCCGCTGCTGTTGATCGCGATTTTTTTCTTTGGCGCCACCACCATGCCCATTTATTCCATGGCCCTGGCCACGGCGGCGGACAATTCCCTGCGCCACGAGTTTGTGGAAGTGGGGACCTCGGTATTGCTTCTCAATGCCCTGGGCGCTGTCCTCGCGCCCCTCGCTCTGGGCCAGCTCATGACCATCGGTGACCCCAGCTGGTTGTTTTGGGGGTGCTCGGGTCTCAGCCTGTTTGCGGGATTGATTGTCTTAACGCAGCGAGGACACAAGGGGAAAGTCGATGATGTGGTGCCCTTTTCGGCAGCAGCATCCGATATGGCGCCCACGAGTTTTGATCTGGACCCCAGAGCCCCCGAGGACGCCGAGGGCGATTTAGCCCCCGCCGAGGAACTGCCGTCCGTCTCAGACAGTGAAGATGACGTTGAGGAGGCCGAGAGCGAGGATATCAGTCCTCCGGATGATCAAGCTCCGGATCATGAGGCGTCTCACCCACCAGTTTTTGAAGGAGAATGGCTGCCAGGCGATCCCCGGGACCGGGGTTCTTCTTAAAGGTCCGATTGACCAAATGTGTCATAAGCCGCTGCTGCGCCTCCGCCCACCACTGTCGAAGCATCGCCATTGCCCTATCCCGCCAGCACCTGCTCGGACATACCCTCGGGCGGGTTTTCGAGCTTCACGATGCGCCCTGGGAATCCCTTGAAGTGCGGGATCCCCTGCTCGTAATCGAGAAACTCGGGATCATCCGGACACAGCACGGCGTCGCTGCTGATAAATGACCCCGCCAACTTTGCGTCACCGCGCATCTCGGGATACCACCAGCCGTGGGGCACCCGAATGTGTCCCGCCTTCATGGAGTCCTGGACCAAGACCTTGGCGGTGACCTCTCCCGTCGCCGTTTGTAGCTTCACCCAGTCATGATCGACGATGCCTTCACGCTCGGCATCCCGGGGGTGCATAAAGAGTTTTGGCGAAGGCATACGATCTCGCAGCACCTTGACCTGGCGTTGACCCGTCTGAAAAAACGCGTCCTCTCTTACCCCGGTGAACACGTGGTAGGGGTACTCCTCGGAGACAGCTGGTCCCTCGCGGTAATAGGGCAAGGGATCAAAGCCAAGTTTTTCGAGCACGCTGGACTTTAACTCGACCTTACCCGAGGGCGTCGCAAAGCCCGTCTTACGATACTTCCGGTACTCGGGAGGGTTGATGTACATGTAGTTGGCATCCGCAAGCTCCTCAAAGGTTTTGCCGGATGGTGTGAGTCGATAGTCCAGCATGTCCTCGATGGTCTCCCAGGGAAACAGCTCTTCAAAGCCAAAGCGATGGCCCAGATCCCGCCAGAACTGAAAACTGCTGCAGGCTTCCGCCGGCGGTTCCACCGCCTTTTGCGACAAGGTCATGCCGAGCTTCCAGTTCCAGTAATCCGAAATATGATTCCGCTCGCTGAACACGTCGCCGGGCAATACATAATCGGCGAGCATGGCCGTTGGCGTCATAAAGATGTCCTGAACAACAATCAGCTCCTGATTGAGCATGCCCTTGAGAATCTGGTGCTGATTGGGATAGCTCATGAGGGCGTTGTTGCCCAGCACAAAGAACGCTTTTACGGGATAAGGCTGTTCCGTCACCATGGCCCGGAACGTTGCACTGGGGTTTGCCATGTAGCAGCCCATCACGATGTCGGCATAGCCGTAGCCATAAACCCGCTCCGTGTGCTCTGACAGCATTTCCTGCGCGCAGTAGGTGTAGGCGGGATGAAGATCCGCGCCCAACTGCTTGGCTTTTTGCTCCGCACTGAGCATTTCGTGATTGCCAATCTTCGACTCGGGGATGTAATTGGGATCAAACCCCCCGAAGATCTCCCCGCCGGGGATATCGATGTTGCCGGTGATGGCGCGGAGAATGCCTTGGAGTCTAATCGCCGATGTCGACGATATCTGCATATCGGTAATCGGCGTCCAGGGAATACAGGCGCTCTCTGCCGTCGCGTAAAGCCTTGCCGCTTCGGCGATGGATTGTGCATCGACACCTGTAATCGCCGACACACGGTCGAGGGGGTACTCGTTGACGCGCCCGCGCAGTTCCTCAAATCCCAGGGTATGGGCTGCAACAAAATCCTTGTCGTAGAGTTCTTCATTGATGATGACGTGGAGCCAACCCAGCATCATGGCCGCGTCAGTGCCTGAACGGAGGCTCAGATGCATATCCGCCACTTCCGCCTGCTCAGACACGCGGGGGTCCAGCACAATCACTTTGGCACCGGCGGCCCGGGCCTGATTGATCATGTTAAAGATGGGCGTCCAGCTGTGTTTTCGGGGGTTGTGACCAAACAAGACGATGCATTTGCTGTTGGGAATATCGGGAAAGGGAAACCAGCCATAGGTGAATTTATTGACGGCGGCTGTGTTGCCCGCACACAGGGATACACCACTGATGTAGTTGGGTGTGCCGAGAGCATTCATGAAGCGTCGATCGAGGCTGTGGGTGGTTTGCGTGTTCCATCCCGAGGTGGAGACCGCGAGGGTCTCGGGACCGTACTTTGCCACCAGTGTTTTCAGACGCTGAGCAATCTCATCGATAGCCTGTGCGTAGGTGATTTCTTCCCACTGATCATCACCACGCTCACCCACGCGTTTCAGGGGTGTTTTAAGCCTGTCGGCATGATTGTGTATGTGGGCTGCGGCGGTGCCCTTGTAGCAAACGTTGCGAGCAAGGGCGGGATTGTCGTGGGCTTTCATGCGTTTGAGCTTGCCATCTTCCGTCTCAGCGCGAAGCTGACAGCCGATATCACAAATGGTGCATACGGAGTAAATCTGCTGATTCTTGGCCATACCGTACCGCCCGACCGTCAGGTCTGTTCTTGGGGTTTCACTAATGTGGGATTGTTTTTTGCAGCCTTCGCTAGGGTCTGGTCATAGTCCCGGGCCATTGATTGGAGCATGCCAAGGACGCGGGCTTCGTGAGCAAGACTCTCTCCGCGCCCCACAGCCCGGCCGAGACCGATCCCGATCAGCGTCTCTGTCATGGTGTAGTAAAGCGTCTCACCCTCTTCATCCACGCCATGATTCACGCCCTGATTCACGCCCTGATCTACACCAAAGCCTTCCCCCAGCTGCAGCACCATTGCGGGTGAGAACAAGGGGGCGTTTTCGTGGATAGCGGCAGCCAGGCGCGAGCCGAATTCAGGGTCATTCTGCGATGCCAGCCATAGCTCGATCACCGCCTTGAACTCCGGCTGTATCACCCGCTCGTAAGAGGCTCGCAATACCGCCTCCAGACGACCACAATCCACCACTGCTTTGACCGCTAGCAACCGCGTATATAGCTCTACCAAAGTGTCGACCAGTAAATCGGCGAAATCAGGAAAATGATGGTTGAGGGCGCCGCGCGTGAGCCCTGATCGTCGACAAATCTCCACGCCGGTCGTTTTCGCAAAGCCGAGCTCAATAAGCGCGTCAATGGTGCTGTCTACCAGGCGCGCTCGCGTTTCCATGGTTCTCGCGTCGTTTCGAGTCGGTAATTGGGCTGCAGCAATCGTCATAGCGCCAACATACATTCATGTATGTATGCTTGCAAGGTAAACACACTGTTGAGCCTTGGGAGCGGACGGGTACGCGCTGATTGTTGACTGATTTGGGGACTGTGTTGCTATTGGAGCTTAGGACCGCTTCCGCCTATTTTGAGTCGTTCACAGCCCCTGGGAGTGGATGACCGCTTCTGACCCACTTCTGCCGGTCAGGCTGGAAG from Congregibacter litoralis KT71 includes these protein-coding regions:
- a CDS encoding MFS transporter, with the translated sequence MSALLTLTSLLLSVAFLLVGHGMQLTLLPLRAAVLGHSDLQIALGGSAYFLGFIAGCLLVPRLIARAGHIRSFAVLASAMTSVLLVLGLNDSWVVWSALRFGIGFFICGLYSVIESWLNDQATEDNRGQVLSVYTFLVLISMALGQQLVNASPVASSTPFMVLAAIVALSTIPVSMTRKLAPAPIESTRTRIRLLLSRSPLAVTGALLSGAVTGAFWTLGAVFARRSLENLADVTLFMSAAIIGGALFQYPFGWLSDRVGRQNTMLLLVLLAAGTSASVALAPSTPLLLIAIFFFGATTMPIYSMALATAADNSLRHEFVEVGTSVLLLNALGAVLAPLALGQLMTIGDPSWLFWGCSGLSLFAGLIVLTQRGHKGKVDDVVPFSAAASDMAPTSFDLDPRAPEDAEGDLAPAEELPSVSDSEDDVEEAESEDISPPDDQAPDHEASHPPVFEGEWLPGDPRDRGSS
- a CDS encoding patatin-like phospholipase family protein, yielding MNNRPLSIYLGREAARRIARHGWSGREITLLLGASGGPKWLILGALDRLLFGDFLMEKREAPLQAVGSSIGSWRHACLAQPDPVDALDRFEDIYVNWDYSEKPDPREISDASLSMLEHMFGNGGADALIDHRLLHSYIVTARGRGLNSARNTLALGLGMGSAAIGNAIHRRLLALHFQRVLFTSLDAPPLNLNDFGVSPAPLRPDTVAQALHASGSIPFLLAGERDIPNAPPGHYWDGGIIDYHFDLAGFEAQQLILYPHFRKDLTTGWFDKFLPWRRQRKPNAENVILLCPSDDFIASLPGGKIPDRSDFTRMPPEERIRYWRTCIERSRELAEDFQRQLDSPDPLADTQLLS
- a CDS encoding AraC family transcriptional regulator, which codes for MSSSTPAPYVLILIDLAVEAGVARHDLLQGSSLAGADLSAIGARVSDDDFRTLVENTLRLTGDPALGLRLGRRLNLSAHAVLGQAFMTCRNLEEVIQLFEHYYPVLAPELTLEFSRTEDRLLICSPNSEAYLPISFGLECITAAIRNTLTGLLGDTQFPLRFEFPYPAPAHAAVYTEVLGDDVYFDCEAAVWSFPLELLDTPLPSSNPALRQLYEAECARLLADLSDSAAIGEQTRSLLRKLEGQYPKMPQVATMLNMSPRTYRRRLTEEGVSFQALLDEVRAEHATRHLRERRLPIASIAYQLGFNDPSNFRRAYRRWTGVTPGAVRNKGDEAQP
- a CDS encoding ferritin-like domain-containing protein, whose amino-acid sequence is MNIKWEEQAPRKIQQFANADYPRENPDLEDLLTDEQVDHIAEIFQTPLTGSYNWDYTVQDDRIKKLYDLGKQLNWDPEMDIDWNRPWPDEVRSPELMNLHDYEPYLAMDEKTKDEFWLHMNAWSLSQFLHGEQGALLVASQLCSCAPTLSAKLYAGSQTFDEARHVEVFNKYLQKRIGVMYPINTHLKSIIDKILVDPRWDLKFIGMQIVIEGLALSAFNTTRETTPDPVLKDVVYLVTRDEARHVTFGVNYLEEHIKTLTQEEIEERAQFAYEACVVSRERLVATDVFRHFGWDVEEARKKVLDGFVMSTFRNLLFQRVIPNLSRIGLLTDKIRPKFEELGILEFENLATDGDINWSALERPLDTEEAQSHEQSMLAAFHEKFEEQANAEEPAQQVAEAGDTPQAGGCC